The stretch of DNA GAAAGAGGACCATGCTTGAAAAACTGAAGACCGAGATTGACCTGGTCGCCCGCCACCTGGAGGTGCTGCGGGTGGTGGCCGCCCACCAGCCGATCGGGATCATGAAACTCGCCGAGGTGATGGGGCTGCCGTACCACCGCGTCCGCTACTCCCTGCGGGTGCTCGAAGGGATGGGCTATATCAGGGCCTCGCCCGCGGGGGCGGTGGCGACCGAGCGCGCCCTCGCCTTCCTCGACCATCTCGACGACGATCTCGACGCCATGATCGCACTTCTCGAAGGAATGCGAAGGCCCATCTCCCATAACATTTAATAGGAGCGACAAGATAGGTATTAAGGCACAACGCTTCCGTGCCGCCATAACTCAGTTGGTAGAGTGGCTGGCTGTTAACCAGCATGCCACAGGTTCGAGTCCTGTTGGCGGCGTTCTTTCATTTTTGTTCCGTTCCTTTGTCACCGCGGTTTTTTGCTCCAGACATGGTTTTTGTCACCCCCCCGGGGCGTAGGTGATATTCCCGGAGAGACAATCTTCATCACTTCCCCACCCCCAGGTACGCTCAGGAGGCGAGCAGAACCCGTATGGTGGTACAGCGAGAGGAGAAATGCATCTTCGTCGCCAGGCTCGAAGAAGTGCTCCCCCTCCTCAGGGAGCGGTTCGGCGTGGCGCGGATCGGGATCTTCGGGTCATTTGCCCGCGG from Methanofollis liminatans DSM 4140 encodes:
- a CDS encoding nucleotidyltransferase family protein encodes the protein MVVQREEKCIFVARLEEVLPLLRERFGVARIGIFGSFARGEDRPESDVDILAEFAPGETTFLELHGTRALS